The following proteins are co-located in the Apium graveolens cultivar Ventura chromosome 5, ASM990537v1, whole genome shotgun sequence genome:
- the LOC141660162 gene encoding uncharacterized protein LOC141660162, whose protein sequence is MSTSRNISLIPMFNGEYYHIWAVKMRFYLKSQGLWNDVLTETDPPPLRANSTIAQIRTHEEDKLKKDKAITCLHSALADQIFTKIMNLETPKQMKDDESVKDYSGRLMDVVNQVRLLGEAFTDQKVVEKIMVSVPQKFEAKISAIEELCDLQNLTIAEITSKLHAQK, encoded by the exons ATGTCGACTTCTAGAAATATTTCTTTGATTCCAATGTTTAATGGTGAATATTATCATATATGGGCTGTCAAGATGAGGTTTTATTTGAAGTCTCAAGGGTTATGGAATGATGTGTTAACGGAGACAGATCCACCACCGCTGAGAGCAAATTCTACAATAGCTCAGATCAGAACACATGAGGAGGATAAACTCAAGAAAGACAAAGCTATCACTTGCCTGCATTCTGCGCTTGCAGATCAGATTTTTACTAAAATCATGAACTTGGAAACACCTAAGCAG ATGAAAGATGATGAATCTGTCAAAGATTACTCTGGCAGGTTAATGGATGTTGTAAATCAAGTGAGGCTTCTGGGAGAGGCATTCACAGATCAAAAGGTAGTTGAGAAAATCATGGTTTCAGTGCCTCAAAAGTTTGAAGCCAAGATATCTGCAATTGAGGAGTTATGTGATTTGCAAAACCTGACAATTGCGGAGATAACCAGCAAACTTCATGCACAAAAGTAA
- the LOC141660161 gene encoding uncharacterized protein LOC141660161, protein MGYQYGRAPYNGRRDGAPSAEEAPAVIPVASHSATGYRNTTNDLRFHGNSDLVEFLGHFNIEMVVYQVPDLARSCLLAGTFREGAQQWFQKLGPGVITSWKQMKTLFLTQFQAAVKYTPPVTTLANVKQKEGESLTSYFKRFNAESTLVRGATDETLKILLIVGLRVGTDFWKHLQGKDPVSLTDVLAQAESFKAIEQSLAETKKNENTHNSKGQSKRRDRSLSPDYRQNARSPNRVNTVSSRREWSPPSNYERRVSNYTPLAASIDHIFESRDKKKYCDYHESTGHDTHECRHLKDKIEELIKAGYLGEWIDKVKRRRGSDGKGKDERQPPRAEDVEKTAEVKFQRAGSIKEIFGGHPFVDDSNRALERNAREARHPPLTNIHSLEDRPPKVFKGESADITFKEKESRWVHHPHNDALVITMLIGAMNLHRVFLDNGSSANILYYCTYKKLGFPDSDMYFEDAHVYGFTGEAVRVMGSVRLPVTLSEGALSVTQMIDFKVLDQDSAHNVLVGRPWLRAVRVITSIHHLMIKFPTLNGVGSLRGLQYESCECYHKAVKEFRRRRYEGKGLPFEGAEDIHTKPSGEVHAHYFVEGPEEEEAYITGNSVLMLGGVSKIRSVEEVVMNHAEEIMQKEVNGEKLEGRSEILQGLGNNFKVDAPQGGTHP, encoded by the exons ATGGGATATCAATACGGAAGAGCACCCTACAATGGTAGGAGAGATGGAGCACCCTCCGCTGAAGAAGCCCCTGCCGTTATTCCCGTAGCTTCCCACAGTGCTACAG GTTacaggaacacaaccaatgacttgcGTTTTCATGGGAACTCTGATCTTGTGGAATTCCTGGGGCATTTTAACATTGAAATGGTtgtatatcaagtacctgatttggctcGATCCTGTCTCCTGGCGGGCACTTTTAGAGAAGGCGCTCAGcagtggttccaaaaacttggtccaGGCGTGATCACATCCTGGAaacagatgaaaactttgttttTAACTCAATTTCAAGCCGCAGTGAAGTACACACCACCAGTCACCACACTGGCTAATGTGAAACAGAAGGAAGGAGAAAGTTTAACCTCATACTTCAAAAGGTTTAATGCAGAATCCACTTTGGTAAGGGGTGCGACTGATGAAACACTGAAAATACTTCTTATAGTTGGACTGCGTGTGGGAACAGATTTCTGGAAGCACCTGCAAGGGAAGGACCCGGTGTCGTTAACAGATGTGCTTGCACAGGCGGAATCATTCAAGGCGATTGAGCAATCGCTCGCGGAAACAAAAAAGAATGAAAACACCCATAACTCCAAGGGGCAATCCAAGAGAAGGGATAGATCCTTGAGCCCAGATTATCGGCAAAATGCCAGAAGCCCTAACAGGGTGAACACCGTGAGCTCGCGGAGAGAATGGAGCCCGCCGTCGAATTATGAGAGAAGGGTCAGCAATTATACACCACTGGCagcatccattgatcatatctttgag agCAGAGACAAAAAGAAGTATTGTGATTACCATGAGTCCACCGGCCATGACACCCACGAATGTCGTCACCTAAAAGACAAaattgaggaattgatcaaggctggGTACCTAGGGgaatggattgacaaggtgaaACGACGCAGGGGAAGCGATGGCAAAGGTAAGGATGAAAGACAGCCCCCGCGGGCGGAAGATGTTGAAAAAACAGCGGAAGTTAAGTTTCAGAGGGCTGGCAGTATCAAGGAGatttttggaggacaccctttTGTTGATGATAGTAATCGAGCACTGGAAAGAAACGCGAGAGAGGCGCGACATCCGCCGCTCACCAACATTCACAGCTTGGAAGACAGACCTCCGAAGGTCTTTAAGGGAGAGTCCGCTGATATTACATTCAAGGAAAAAGAATCAAGGTGGGTGCATCATCCCCACAATGATGCGCTGGTGATTACCATGCTCATTGGAGCAATGAATTTACATCGAGTCTTCTTGGACAATGGAAGTTCTGCGAACATATTGTATTACTGTACATACAAAAAATTGGGTTTCCCGGATAGTGACATGTATTTTGAAGATGCACACGTCTATGGATTTACTGGAGAAGCAGTGAGAGTTATGGGTTCGGTTAGGCTTCCCGTTACGCTCAGCGAAGGAGCTTTGTCGGTTACTCAAATGATAGATTTCAAAGTGCTGGATCAGGATTCCGCGCACAACGTGTTAGTCGGCAGACCTTGGTTACGAGCGgtcagggtgataacctcgatacaccACTTGATGATAAAATTCCCAACACTGAACGGAGTAGGCAGTCTGAGAGGGTTGCAGTATGAGTCATGCGAATGCTATCACAAGGCTGTTAAAGAATTCCGCAGGAGAAGATATGAGGGAAAGGGTCTCCCATTTGAGGGTGCTGAGGATATTCATACAAAACCAAGCGGAGAAGTTCATGCCCACTATTTCGTAGAAGGCCCTGAAGAGGAAGAAGCCTATATCACTGGGAACTCTGTTTTGATGTTGGGGGGTGTTTCGAAGATCCGTAGCGTGGAAGAAGTTGTGATGAACCACGCAGAGGAGATCATGCAGAAAGAGGTTAACGGGGAGAAAttggaaggaagaagtgagattCTGCAAGGTCTCGGAAATAATttcaaggtggatgctcctcaaGGGGGGACGCACCCTTGA